AAAAAAAAAGCTGCACCCGTAAGTACAGCCCTTATATGAAGCGTTATGCGTTATTTCAAAGACTCTGAATGACCAAAGCACGAAGTACCGTGAATCGGACAGGAATCCATAAGCTTTAAGCGGTATGGGGTTGGAGTCGAAGTTGGGGAAGTTTCGAAATTTACCTCCTCATAAATTGGGGTAATTTTCTCTTCTTGTCTGTTATTTTCACACGCGCAAAGTAGGGTGATCGCAATAGTCACCGAGATAAGTTTTTTCACTGTTTAGTGTAGTTTTAAATAGTAGTACTTTAAAATATTTGTGTAATACAAAGATACAAATATTAGACCTACTACCCTAACCATTGTCATCAACATACGATAAATATTCTTCAGCGAAGTTGATTAACTCCTTATATGTGAATTGTTTGTGATTTTCATCGAGTACTGTAAAACTAAAAAAGCTCCTGAAGAAGTTCTCAGCAGTAACCTTTTCGTCAACTAGATTTGTGGAAAACTCCGCATCCTCTAGTCTGGGTGCTTTAATTAAGTCCCAAGCTTCAGTCAGTTCTTTAGTTTCTATAGACCCTTCTAATATCGATTGCTGTAGATCCTCTACTACTGCATCATCTTTTGAATGTTTTTTTATTTTAGAGAACGATTCTAACTGTGTTGGTGTAGCTACAGTTCTTAAAATATCTTGTGGGTTATCCGACTCTAGTATATCAAGAAAAGTATTTGTGGCTTTAAATATACGCCAAATGTAGGATTGGGCGATTTCGGTTACATGTGATAGATAAATCACAAATTGAGTAAAGCTACTAAACCTAGACCCTTCCTCCAGATATAATTTATCCCGCTTCACTATGTACATCATCTCTCCAATTTTTTTCCACGAAGCTTTATCTTTTTTGAGCATAGAGATGATTTGATTTTCTAGGGGTTTTAATCTAGACATATTTAGTAAGGTTATTTTGGTAGTAAAAAGTAGAGTGACCTCGTTCAATTCATCGATAAGTGGTACATAAAGATCACTCTACTTTGTGGAGTACCCAAGGTACAAAAAAAAGCATTAAGCTGCTACATTTGAAAACTTATTTACCTCCAAGGAACTCGTAAACGGCTTTATTTTACCCTCTACATAACTTGCTCCAAAGTAAAAGCCAAGGATCAACATAAAAGCTCCCCACATCGCAGCAACAGTTTGCGTTACGAAGCTCTCCTTCCCTGCAGGAATGTCTACAAAGATTAAAATATAAGTCACGAAAAAGACATTGAATCCAACAAGCAAAGCAAGGTATGCTGCAATATTCTTTGTCAACTTCGTTGCTTTATCGGCTTGGTTGATCAGTTCAGTCATTCTTCGTGCTGAATCTCTATCTTGAACTTCATACGAAACAATTTCTGACTCCTGCTCTTTGAGGGCAATTGCTATCTGTGCTTCTAGCTGTTCTCTATTAAAAGCATCCTGAGCTTTTTCGGCTTTTGTATAAACAAAGGTATCAGCTCCCTTGACTAATGTCTCAGCAATACCTTTAATCACGTTTAAACCAATAGGCATTTTGACTATAGTTTAAATTAAATATTAGCATAGTAATCTATGCGAGTTTGAGTAGTATTCTACTTTACGAACTAACTAGGTTTACAAAAGGCATAACCTCTGAAAGTTCAACTCCTTTTTTCATTGCTAGCATCACTACTTCATCTTTAAGCCTACGAAATTTTGAAGTAGGTTTTCTATGAGCGATAAAGTCAGTGATTGTTGCTTTTTTAGACTCAAGTTTACCCAAAACATGTACAGCTCCTTCCTGAATTATTAAGGTGTTGGCTGGAGGAAGTTCAATAAACTCCCCTACTGTTTCTCTTAAAATGAAGTTTCTATTGAATACAGAAATATTCGCAGGGACGTTCAGTTTTGGAACATACACCTCAAGTTCATATTCTGATTCTCTATAAATAGATTTTAGGTACATGGTTATACGATTAAAATAGTTTCTACGTAAATGTATTTAGTCGGGACTACATTCAGCCTCGAATATATTGTATTTTTATATCTGTAAAGTGCGTTGTGGTGATTTGATACTAAAGGGGCGCCATCTACTTCCAAGGTTGTGCTATACGATCCTGAAGAGTCGCCAACACTAGTACCTGGTAAGACTACTTTTCCAAGAACATCTGAGCTACCCCCAGGTATTTTGAATAAAGCTTCTCCTGCAACAAGTGGTTGTAAAAAATTTCCCGATACTTTGATTCTACCTCTAAGTAAAATAAAGATGCCATACTTTCTATACTTCAGTCCTGTTAGGTCTACTGTCGCATTCGAAAGAACTGCACTATTGGAGAAGGATGTCCAATTTGAATCAACAATTTTATTGTTTGCAATAGCTGACCATACTCCTGATGCAGTCGCTAAATCTGTACTTCTACTTGAAGATCCAATGTAACTTGATGGTGAATATCCAGAGTTTTTAGGATTGCCCGAAGCATCTGTTCCCATAAAGCTCCAATTTTTTCCAATAGCAGACTTGTTAAGCTTATTGGAATTTAATGAATTGTATACCTCGTCTATCTTTTCTGAGACAAGTCTTGAAGTAGGTATTCTTGTAGAGTTTGTAGAAAGGGATCCTGTATGAGAAATAGAAAAATCTGTAGCAACAACTTTTCCTGCTACTGAAGTGACTAGCTTGCCTCCCGCGTCTGGTATATCCGACTTTTTTACAGAAGTTTCTTCCAAAGAATTGATATGCTCGGTTAGTGTTTCCGCATACCTTTCAAGAGAAGAAACTCGATCTACTGCAGAACCTATAGCACTGTCTTGGGAAGTATTCTTATCTTCTGCGGTCTTCAGCCTATCACTTAAGGAGCTAGAGATGTCTGTGAGGTCTGAGATGTTCAACTCATTCGTTTTTACGCGATTTTCAATAGAGGAAACCTCGCTGTTGACTGAACTTAAATTTGTGTGCAGGTCATTCACCTTAGCAAACAGGGAAAGTTCCTCCAATGAGTGAAAGCATGGTTTTCGGTCCTTAATAAGATATGTTCCAAATGCACCTGAAGGAAGTTCCCCTACTCCAACGGTTACACTAGTAGCTACATCTACTTCACAAGTTTTTTTATAACCTACGTCTGGAAGATTAACTCCTGTAAGTTCCCTTGGATCCGCTACATTTTTATATGCTTCAGATTCAAAGTTAAATCGGGTAACTTCTAAACTGATATACACATCATCAGACCCTACACTTATGTTCGAGTCTTCAGCAAGAGCGATATAAACACCTTGAACCCAAAGTTTAGCTGAGTTAAAAGAAAGCTCTCCATTATTATAAACAATGGATCCTTCAGAAACCAAAATGCCAAGACCCTTATAATAATCATATAGTGGAGTCTTTATATTTTCGATCTCTCTATTAAGATCTTCTGCTAAGAAAATGTGAGGATGGGCTTGAAATACTGTACGTATTACCTGATCTGTTTTTGTATATGCTTTTGCTGACATAGTTTACCAATTTTTTTGTAAAGTAAAATTCGTAATAATTGAGAGGTGTATCAACAAAGTGTCCCGTTACGTCACAAGATACACTATTTATATACTTTTTTAAGTATATTGCTACAAAAAAGTAAAGGTATGAGTACTAAACATGTAATAGAAAGAATAAAAATAGCTCGTAAAATAAATAAACTTACGCAGAAGCAGATGGCTGAAAAGCTTGGCGTATCAGATACTACCTACAAGAAGATCGAGCTGGGGCAACAGAACATTGAAATATCAAGACTTACGAAAATTGCAGATATATTAAACCTAGATTTAACCGAATTATTTGCTGAAGTCCCTTCTAAAGTAATCACTTTTGTAAACCAAAAAGGTGGTACAGGAAAATCAACTCTAAGTGTGATTACTGCAACAAACCTTAAGGAAAGGCATCCTGAAAAACGTATTGCAATCTTAGACTTAGACTTTCAGAGTAGTTCTGAATTTGTTCATAAGATTTCCGAAAATCCCCTGGTAGAGGTTTTTAGAGTAGACATTCACGAATCAACCTCTCCTGTCGTTGACTTCTTAAATACATTAAAGAAAGTAAAGAAGGAATGTGAGTACGTGATTATAGATACAGCAGGATCCGTTGTATTAGCTCAGTTCATCTCAGCGGTACTTTCAGAAACCAATCTAGCAGTCGTTCCTCTTGAGCTGACAGACTTAACCGTTCATGGCACACTGCCAACAATCACTCTGATTGAAGATGCAGCTAGTAGAAGAAAAGAGCAGAGTAAGACTTTCAAAGCACTTGCTGTAGCTAATAAAATGAAAGCTAATGTAAGTGAGTTGAAATACCGTAAAGATTTAAAGCTTGGCGACCATATCGAGATGATGGATGCTTATTTAACATCTAAAGTAACTTATGGTAGAGATCTATCATTAGATCGAGCATTGACAAATAAGGAAGTGGAGGCATTTATAAACGAAATTGAGAGTTGGGTATGAAATCTTTAGGAAGATTAGATCGATTAAATAAGATAAAGGAAGATAGCTACGAGGAAAGTAGTGAGAAAATAAATGCACAGAAAGAGTTAAATAAACAAGAAGAAGAACTCATGTTAGTGCTTGGGGGAGCTTTCCCTCTGAACGTTGAGAAGATAACAATATCTACAGAACTAGAGAAGTACATAAGGCAGCAGAATGAGCTTGAATACATGGATTTTTTCGACTCTGTAAAGGTAGAGGGAGTTAGGGATCCAATTGTAATTTTCGAGGATCCTGAGTCTGGTGAAACTATCCTTGTTGACGGACATCATAGAGTAAAAGCAGCGAAAGAATTAAACATAAAATCACTGCTTGCAAAGAAGCTAAATGTAGGGTCATTTTCGGAGGTAAAACTATGGATGCTCAAGAACCAATTAGGTAGAAGAAACCTCACAGATGGGGAAAGAATTTTCTACGGATTAGAGGTAACTAAGAGTATTGCAGAATTAGCCAAAAAAAAGAAGAAAACCGCGTTTTTGGATACGTCAGTCGTAAGTGCAAATTTGCACTTATCGAGAGAAAAGAAAATTGACAGGATGCAAGTAGCAGCAAATTATGCTAATGTTTCAAGAAGACAGACCTTCAAATTCACAAAAATTCTCAACTCTGGAAAGGCCGATTTAATTAAGAAAGTAATGGGTGGAAAAGTGTCCATTCACAAGGCGTATTTGGAGGTGACAGAAGAGAATAAAGAGAAGAAAAAACCTACAAAAAAAGGACATGAAGAGTTAGATAAAATCACAGAGAAAATATATAACTCAATCAAGCCCTTTTTAAAATCTCATGATCCTAACGAGGTGCTAGAAAGAATAAAAGATTCTATTGCATAAAGTAAGAGCAGCATTGCTCAATACCCTCCTCTCTATAAGAATCCCATAAACTTTTTTTATCTGGGAAATCCTGAAGTAAACGACTATAAAGTAAGTCTACTAAATCTAGAGCTTGCTTGTAGTCGTTTTCTATTATTCTCTTTAACCCCCAAATGTGAGTTACTGAAGTCTGTCTGCTTTCTCTAAGCATATTTTCTAAAAACATTTCTTTTGGTCTACCCAATTCTGTAAATGTTTCGTACATGATGCCTTGCTCCGCGTAACACATTTCAATAATCTTAAATGGGTCTATTGGATTCTTCCCCTTCCAAGAACGATCTCCATAAAAGGGCTTTTTCATATAGGCTATAGATCTTGCGATATATTCTTTTAAATGCTCTTCATCCCAAAACGTAATGAAAGCTGCATTACATCCAATGCCTGCGTTAGCTCCTGTATACACTCCGTTATCTGCGTGTACATAGGTAAGATTAATTTTGTTGGTAGCTGATCTTTTAAACTTTTCGGGGTACTTGTCCCAAAAAATAAAATCAGCATCTATGAAGCTATCACCTTTAGAAGCTTTCTTATAAGCAAACAACTTACCGCAAGCCCAAAAAGTATTAGTGTCAATGTCTTTTGAATTTTCTTTGAAGTCCTCATACCAAGTTGTATCTATTTCGTCAAAGAGTTCCTGATCAAATTTTGAGGGGTCGTCAGTATGTAATACTACTCTACCGTTCTTCTTTCTCCAAGTTTGGGAAGAAAGAGCCAGACATAGTTTACCCCAAACTTTCCAATGCGGAAATTTTTTTCCAATGCCTCCTGCACAGACATCTCCATAAATTGTATATCTCCCTGTCATACTTAGATTAAATCGATTCCATAGACAATTGTATCATGCTCAAATATTTTAGGTACGGTGTATTCTTGAAATACCTGAAGTTTGTCCCCTTTGATGCATGCGAAACCTTTTGCTTCTTTAAAAATTTTGTAGTTAGCGATAAAGGCAATTTTTGTCGGAGAAAGTTGGAGTAGTTTTACATGTTTGTTTCCTCCGGCTACTGACTTTACGGGTTTTGGTAGATCTAACTCAAAGTAGTTAGTATAGTGAGGTAGATTTGGTAACTGTATTTTAATCATAGTATGAAAAATGCTAACCCCCAAAAGAGAGGGTTAGCAATTAGTTATTTAAGATTACCTTATGATGTAGGAATCCAAACTTTGTTCGGATTTCTTGAAGAGTACTCTGTAGTAGAGTATTTCACATCAACTGAATAATGCTTGATCTCGTTTACAGGTTCAATCCTGTGTGTCTCTGCGACAGGCAAGTTATTCATTACTGAATTGTTGAAGTTAAACGCACCATTCAATTGAATGTCGAACGTTTTAACCATACCAACATCTCTAAGAGGAAGGTCGCTACTTCTATAGTTAACACCATAGGTAACTTTTACTTCCATAGCAAAGAATCTGAACGCACCCGAATGGTAACCCGTAGAACTTGCTTTGAACATATTAGGTACTTTACCCAAAGTCTCAATCAGCTTGTGACTCGGAACTTGAGAGGCTAACATGTAATCATCTTTGAACTTTTCTAGTCCTTCGAATTTTACAGGAGTACCTAAATTCTGATAGCCACTAGTTGCTGTCATTGCTTTTAATTGCAACTCTATTTTGATAGGTCTAGTATAGACATATCTAATGTCAGGAACTTGGGTTGAAGGCCAAATCCCTAACATCTTCGCTAGAGCCTCTGTTCTAAAGCTGTTCGAATCATGATCAGAATACATATGAACTAAGTTCACTAAGGCTTCTTTTGAACCACCAATCGAGAATCTTGGTTCCGTAATACCTGCTCCACCAATCTGATTAGTGTTTTTAGTACGACCCATCAATTGAATGTAGACATGGCTGGCTCCAATGATAGAGTACGCAGTTAATGTTTTTGTATATTCAATAACTACTTTTGTACCGTTTCTAGTAGAAGAAGTGAAAGCAATAAAAAGCTCGTACTCCCCTGATCCAGAAACACCCGATTTTTGGAATTCAGCAAAGAAGAATGACCAAGCAGAATATGCCTGAATGTTTCTTGATGTTGCTTCTCCATTACCTGCATTCTCAACAAGAACTTTATCCCCACTGATATGCTTAAGGTATACTGTGATGTCTTTATCAAGTGCCGCCTGCTTCATTCCGAAAGGATCCATCGATGCACTTGGTAAAGGAATTTCTAATGAAACTCGATCTAAACCATTTGATGAATGGAAAGATCCATTGTAGCCCGAAATAAGTACATCTTGAGGAGTTTCAGTACCCACGATTTCAAATGAAGTCTGAACCGTATTAAATGTGAAATACTCGTTAAGACCATCAAAATCTTGTTGGTATAATCTAAGATAGATCTTACCTGCAGGAATGCTTTCTCTTGGCTCCAACTCAACACTATAATGTTTAGTGACATTTGAGTTACCCGCAGCATTAACCTTATTCGCAGGATTCCAATTTTTTTGATCTAACGACCACTCTACCTGAAAAAAGTCTGCGTTGATTTCTGTAGACGTACTCCACTTCAGCAACACATGGTCAGTCATGACATATGCATTAATTGACGAAAGAGTTACAGGAAGATCCGCAGGAACCGAGAAAAGGAATTCCTCATGCGTTGTAGACGTAGCACCCGAAGTATCTGCGGGATCAACAATCGTCCACTTAAAGTACATGTTCCAAGTCTCGCTAACAGGTTTAGATACAGATTTTACGATGTTCCAAGCATTTTCAAAATCGCACTCAGTATCCGAAGTTGGGTTTACATCTCCGGTAGCTACCACATCACCCGACTCATTTCTGTATTCAAAAATCAAGTTAGGTTTTAATAGGTTTGCAGCAGAATTCGCAGAAGCTTCAGAAGAAACACTGCCAAATTCATCCTGTCCATAGTCAATTGTAGGCGCCCCTTCTGATGCTGTATCCGAGTAGAACGTAGCACGGAATGAAGTTCTAAAAGCGGGGTTGGATTCCTGTTGGTAATACGGAGTATATACGAAGTGTCCCTCTAACGCAACTCCGTCACCTGAGAATGCAGCATCGACTAAATCTTCATCGAATCTAACTGTAAGCTTAGACTGACCTTCATTTGACTCTACTACACCATCAATGACTAAGCCTTCTACGCCAAGCCATGCGACAGTTTGTTTATTGGCATTGTAGTAGTCTGCATCCATACCTGATTGTAAACCATCAGTGACAAAATAGACTTTACCAAAAACGGAAATTGGGGCAAGGTTTGTCCCTTGTAATGTGACACTCGTACCCTTCATGAAGCTCACGCTTGTACCTGCGTGAAACGAAGGATATGCACCTAAGTCATCTCCTTGCTCAATGAAATCTCTAAGTGAATCTGGGGTAGAGGCATTTAGCTCTGAACCCGAAGTAATCGTTCTAAGAACGGGAATAATAGTAGACATGTTTGTTTTTGAAAGTATTAAATACTTAACGCTGTTTTAATGTTCGTTGCCTGTGAAGCATTAAGAACTCCTTCACTCTCTAGAGTATTTACTAAAGAAAGGAAGTCATCTTTTACGAATTTTTTATTGACAAGGGAAAGATCTGTGTACTGTGCTGAGTAGTCAGCATCGTATTCTAATCCCTTATTGTTCTGTGCATCTCTAACACGCATAGCAGTTGCGGAAATCTCTATGTATTTTGGATCTCCAGAGGCTACTTCTTTGATACCAACATATGCAGTACCCGCACCCCCTGTAATGATGCCTTCGTTTACTCCGTCAGTGGCACTTAGCGTAGCACCATTAAACGCATTGGCAATGATCTTTGCAGAGTATCCTAAAAGAAAGCTATCTGTAATTTCAAAACCATAGTCAGAAGAGCCGTCATGCTGTGTAGTAAAGTACCCCGAAAACGCTTCCGTAATAAAACCCGCATCATTGGTAAGCTCTGATGTAGATGAAGGAATTGAAGGTTTATCAGTCAAGTCATTATAGCTTGAGATACCTGGAGTATCTTTACCTACTTCAGTCCAATTTTCTGTGTTAGTCCACGAATCGTCTGAAAGGTCTGTACCTTCATATCTAAAAGTTGTGTAGGTATTGTCCGCATTTTTTACCGAAATCAAAACGCCATATCCTCTTTTTTGTAAGGGTATGTTATCTCTCTCAGTAGTACTAAATACAGACTTGTATCCTCCTTGCACATCCTCCGAACTAATAATTGGATAATCGCTATTTGCGTGTACAAGTTTTTCGGGAAATGGTAATCCACTCATCTTATTCAAACTCAAGTTTAGTCCCTACATTAAATGCCCCAGGAGCATTACTTTTGTATACTCTGTAGCTAGCAGTGACTCCATATGAATTTGTATAATCAAAGTCGCCTACTTTAGTAAAAGCTGAGAGTACCGGAGATGACCCGTCTTGAGTGACTTGAGATAAGTCTCCATAACTCGCGGGGTAGATATAATAAGTAAAATGGTCCCCTGCATCTTCAGTAGCTTGAGTACTATTGATCGTTAAGTTTTTAGAAGTTGCTAGGGATCTTGAAGTAGATATTCTATCAATCACCTCAGTAACTTCCGCATTTGTTGGTGATGCAGGAAGTGGGTAGTTTGTACCTCCAAAAAAGCTTCTTTGACGAATGCTAATAGAGAAAGTTCTCGATAAGTTATCTCCACGATCCCCTATTGCAGTCAATGTCCACGAAATTATCCCTGGAGTTAGGCTCTGAACTTTTGAGCCAACTAATGCTGTAAGTGAACGGTCAACATCATTGATCGGCTGACCACTAAAACCTGTACCCACTAGATTAAACGTAGTTGGTTCATTGCCTTCACTATCTACAACTGTAGTCCAAGAAGCAGACTGTACCGTAATTTCTACTCCAACCTCAAATACACTCCCCGACTCAGCGAAACTTACCTGAAGAGAAGAGAGTGACGGTTTAATGTATGGGGAAATCATTTCTCTAAGGATCGTCTCTAGT
The Flammeovirga agarivorans DNA segment above includes these coding regions:
- a CDS encoding AAA family ATPase, with the protein product MSTKHVIERIKIARKINKLTQKQMAEKLGVSDTTYKKIELGQQNIEISRLTKIADILNLDLTELFAEVPSKVITFVNQKGGTGKSTLSVITATNLKERHPEKRIAILDLDFQSSSEFVHKISENPLVEVFRVDIHESTSPVVDFLNTLKKVKKECEYVIIDTAGSVVLAQFISAVLSETNLAVVPLELTDLTVHGTLPTITLIEDAASRRKEQSKTFKALAVANKMKANVSELKYRKDLKLGDHIEMMDAYLTSKVTYGRDLSLDRALTNKEVEAFINEIESWV
- a CDS encoding ParB N-terminal domain-containing protein, producing the protein MKSLGRLDRLNKIKEDSYEESSEKINAQKELNKQEEELMLVLGGAFPLNVEKITISTELEKYIRQQNELEYMDFFDSVKVEGVRDPIVIFEDPESGETILVDGHHRVKAAKELNIKSLLAKKLNVGSFSEVKLWMLKNQLGRRNLTDGERIFYGLEVTKSIAELAKKKKKTAFLDTSVVSANLHLSREKKIDRMQVAANYANVSRRQTFKFTKILNSGKADLIKKVMGGKVSIHKAYLEVTEENKEKKKPTKKGHEELDKITEKIYNSIKPFLKSHDPNEVLERIKDSIA